In Nocardia sputorum, a single genomic region encodes these proteins:
- the menE gene encoding o-succinylbenzoate--CoA ligase: MTKTLRTLPMPTGSGLGDVMPHLREALEGSGAAWLPIPTSDRREARRLSDALSPGEPIDEDIALVVTTSGTTGVPKGAMLSSAALRASGTATHDRLGGPGNWLLALPTHHIAGIQVLLRSILAGTEPTVLDVSGGFLPEALGGAISGMRGERRYTALVPTQLIKALESPVATTALAELDGVLVGGAATPLPVYERARAAGITVVRTYGMSETCGGCVYDGVPLEGTKVRIEEGRVVLGGAMIASGYRNQPDHPAFAEPGWFRTEDAGTFDHGVLSITGRLDEAITTGGLLVIPQVVEAVLINHPAIREVVVLGLPDERLGQRVAVAVIPAPGATPDLAELREYVADELDSIAAPRELAVLDEFPLRGPGKPDRAKLREYLLADSSR; the protein is encoded by the coding sequence ATGACCAAGACACTGCGTACCTTGCCGATGCCCACCGGGTCCGGTCTCGGCGACGTCATGCCCCACCTGCGAGAGGCGCTGGAAGGTAGCGGGGCGGCGTGGCTGCCCATTCCCACCAGCGATCGGCGTGAGGCCAGACGCCTGAGCGACGCCTTGTCGCCGGGCGAGCCGATCGATGAGGACATCGCTCTGGTGGTGACCACCTCCGGCACCACCGGCGTGCCGAAGGGCGCGATGCTCAGTTCGGCCGCCCTGCGCGCCAGCGGCACCGCGACCCACGACCGGCTCGGCGGCCCCGGCAACTGGTTGCTGGCCCTGCCGACCCATCACATCGCCGGCATCCAGGTGCTGTTGCGCAGCATCCTGGCGGGAACCGAGCCCACCGTGCTGGACGTATCCGGCGGGTTCCTGCCGGAGGCTCTTGGTGGCGCCATCTCGGGTATGCGCGGGGAACGCCGCTACACCGCCCTGGTGCCGACCCAGTTGATCAAGGCGCTCGAGTCGCCGGTCGCCACCACCGCGCTGGCCGAGCTCGACGGCGTGCTGGTGGGCGGCGCGGCCACTCCGCTGCCGGTCTACGAGCGCGCGCGAGCCGCGGGCATTACCGTGGTGCGCACCTACGGCATGAGCGAGACATGCGGCGGCTGCGTGTACGACGGCGTGCCGCTGGAGGGCACGAAGGTCCGCATCGAAGAGGGCCGGGTCGTGCTGGGCGGCGCGATGATCGCCTCTGGTTACCGCAATCAGCCCGACCATCCCGCCTTCGCCGAACCGGGCTGGTTCCGCACCGAGGACGCGGGCACCTTCGACCACGGCGTACTGAGCATCACCGGACGGCTCGACGAGGCCATCACGACCGGCGGCTTGCTGGTTATTCCGCAGGTCGTCGAGGCCGTGCTGATCAATCACCCGGCGATCCGCGAGGTGGTCGTGCTCGGCCTGCCCGACGAACGACTCGGCCAGCGCGTCGCCGTCGCGGTGATCCCCGCACCCGGCGCCACACCCGACCTGGCCGAGCTGCGCGAATACGTCGCCGACGAACTCGACTCCATCGCGGCCCCCCGCGAACTCGCCGTCCTCGACGAGTTCCCCCTCCGCGGCCCCGGCAAGCCCGACCGCGCCAAACTCCGCGAATACCTGCTGGCCGACTCGAGCCGCTAG
- a CDS encoding VOC family protein — protein MDILSSRIILRPADYEATLAFYRDGLELAVAREYPGGTVFFAGQSLIEVAAHGGSGRSSSFEGAIWLQVRDVSDAAAELALKGIAIDRAPVEEPWGLHEMWVRDPDGVPIVFVEVPPTHPIRRDSRWPAS, from the coding sequence ATGGACATCCTCAGCAGCCGGATCATCCTGCGGCCCGCCGACTACGAGGCCACGCTCGCGTTCTATCGGGACGGGCTGGAGCTGGCCGTCGCGCGGGAGTATCCGGGCGGCACGGTCTTCTTCGCCGGACAGTCGCTGATCGAGGTGGCCGCGCACGGCGGGTCGGGCAGGTCGTCGTCGTTCGAGGGCGCGATCTGGCTCCAGGTGCGCGACGTGTCGGACGCCGCCGCGGAACTGGCGCTGAAGGGCATCGCGATCGATCGGGCCCCGGTCGAGGAGCCGTGGGGTTTGCACGAGATGTGGGTGCGCGATCCCGACGGTGTGCCGATCGTGTTCGTTGAGGTTCCGCCGACCCATCCGATCCGGCGGGATTCCCGCTGGCCGGCGTCGTAA
- a CDS encoding ATP-binding cassette domain-containing protein, translating into MTSFAPTSALAVEADGLVKVFGEQRAVDGVSLAVPQGSVYGVLGPNGAGKTTTIRMLATLLRPDGGSGRIFGHDVVAEPTAVRSLIGVTGQYASVDEDLSATENLIIFSRLLGLSRIDARRKAADLLEEFDLTEAADKPLRNFSGGMRRRLDLAASLIATPPLLFLDEPTTGLDPRTRAQMWETIRRLVRAGATVLLTTQYLDEADQLADRIAVIDRGKVIADGTADELKASVGGSSLHLTLIDRGQIDEARRIIGDFLGVEAQITPEAGRLTAPLTDAGVTADLLIRLREWEIGVDEITVTKPSLDEVFLTITGHPADDTTDESERNAA; encoded by the coding sequence ATGACTTCTTTCGCACCAACTTCAGCGCTCGCCGTCGAGGCGGACGGCCTGGTCAAGGTGTTCGGGGAACAGCGAGCCGTCGACGGCGTGAGCCTGGCGGTGCCGCAGGGCTCGGTGTACGGCGTGCTCGGTCCGAACGGCGCAGGCAAGACCACGACCATCCGCATGCTGGCGACCCTGCTGCGACCGGACGGCGGCAGTGGCCGCATCTTCGGCCACGACGTGGTCGCGGAGCCGACGGCCGTCCGTTCGCTCATCGGCGTCACCGGGCAGTACGCCTCCGTCGACGAGGACCTTTCGGCCACCGAGAACCTGATCATCTTCTCCCGCCTGCTCGGCCTGAGCCGGATCGATGCCCGTCGTAAGGCGGCCGACCTGCTGGAAGAGTTCGACCTCACCGAGGCGGCGGACAAACCGCTGCGGAACTTCTCCGGCGGCATGCGGCGCCGGCTGGACCTGGCGGCCAGCCTGATCGCGACACCGCCGCTGCTGTTCCTGGACGAACCCACCACCGGACTCGACCCGCGCACCCGCGCCCAGATGTGGGAGACCATCCGCCGCCTCGTCCGTGCGGGCGCGACGGTGCTGCTCACCACGCAGTATCTGGACGAGGCCGACCAGCTGGCCGACCGGATCGCGGTGATCGACCGCGGCAAGGTGATCGCCGACGGCACGGCCGACGAGCTGAAGGCCTCGGTGGGCGGCTCGTCGCTGCACCTGACCCTGATCGATCGCGGTCAGATCGACGAGGCGCGCCGCATCATCGGCGATTTCCTCGGCGTCGAAGCGCAGATCACCCCGGAGGCCGGGCGGCTCACCGCCCCGCTCACCGACGCAGGCGTCACCGCCGACCTGCTGATCCGCCTGCGCGAGTGGGAGATCGGCGTCGACGAGATCACCGTGACGAAGCCGAGCCTGGACGAGGTCTTCCTCACCATCACCGGCCACCCCGCCGACGACACCACCGACGAATCCGAGAGGAACGCGGCGTGA
- a CDS encoding TIGR03086 family metal-binding protein, with the protein MNPEFDFDPAAAALASVVGGITDDQLAAATPCADTTVRDLLAHVIDLTEAFRQSATKEAVGGSVAPPPPADRVLPEDWRARIPAQLDALVAAWREPTAWDGVTEAGGVSEPAPVMARIALDEVVVHGWDLAKATGQPFTCDAGHLAVLLDMLCATPAEGVPGLFGPVVPVAAEAPALERVLAFTGRRADWNAAAVLG; encoded by the coding sequence ATGAATCCCGAGTTCGACTTCGATCCCGCGGCCGCCGCTTTGGCGAGCGTCGTCGGCGGCATCACCGACGATCAGCTCGCGGCGGCGACGCCGTGCGCCGACACCACGGTCCGCGATCTGCTCGCGCACGTCATCGATCTGACCGAGGCATTCCGTCAGTCGGCCACCAAGGAGGCCGTCGGCGGATCGGTCGCGCCGCCTCCCCCTGCCGATCGCGTCCTGCCGGAAGATTGGCGCGCGCGGATTCCGGCGCAGCTGGACGCCTTGGTGGCGGCGTGGCGGGAGCCCACGGCCTGGGACGGCGTGACGGAGGCGGGCGGAGTGAGCGAGCCCGCGCCGGTGATGGCGAGGATCGCCCTGGACGAGGTGGTCGTGCACGGCTGGGATCTCGCGAAAGCAACCGGTCAGCCCTTCACCTGCGACGCCGGCCATCTGGCCGTCCTGCTGGACATGCTGTGTGCCACCCCGGCCGAGGGTGTGCCCGGGCTGTTCGGCCCGGTGGTGCCGGTCGCGGCGGAAGCGCCGGCCCTGGAGCGGGTTCTCGCTTTCACCGGCCGCCGGGCGGACTGGAACGCGGCGGCCGTGCTCGGCTAG
- a CDS encoding PaaI family thioesterase: MSERVKPVIDRSAVDGSRYEKHGGFPKVRPAKVGPDFGGFVEAMRTLQDLAVSVDAPDDVFGAAQAKARELIELLEPYRAPELQGPAGRAVELPGRGSLLLLPWQVVAAGPDGIEMAGVFRRFHLGGNGAAHGGVLPLLFDDLLGMVVHYAGRPISRTAYLHVNYRKITPLETQLTVRGRVDRIEGRKTFITAELLDEQGDLLADCEGLMVELLPWQP, from the coding sequence ATGAGCGAGCGAGTGAAACCGGTTATAGACCGGAGCGCGGTGGACGGGTCCCGGTACGAGAAGCACGGCGGGTTCCCGAAGGTCAGGCCGGCGAAGGTCGGGCCCGACTTCGGCGGGTTCGTGGAAGCCATGCGGACGTTGCAGGATCTCGCGGTGTCCGTGGACGCGCCGGACGACGTCTTCGGGGCCGCGCAAGCCAAAGCCCGCGAGCTGATCGAATTGCTGGAGCCCTACCGCGCCCCCGAGCTGCAGGGGCCCGCGGGCCGCGCCGTCGAATTGCCGGGACGGGGAAGCCTCCTGCTGCTGCCGTGGCAGGTGGTCGCGGCAGGGCCGGACGGCATCGAGATGGCGGGCGTGTTCCGCCGCTTCCATCTCGGCGGCAACGGCGCCGCGCACGGCGGCGTGCTGCCGCTGCTGTTCGACGACCTGCTCGGCATGGTCGTGCACTACGCCGGACGGCCGATCAGCCGCACCGCGTACCTGCACGTGAACTACCGCAAGATCACTCCGCTGGAAACGCAACTGACGGTTCGCGGACGGGTCGACCGGATCGAAGGACGAAAAACTTTCATCACCGCCGAATTGCTCGATGAGCAGGGCGATCTGCTCGCCGACTGCGAAGGTCTGATGGTCGAGTTGCTTCCGTGGCAGCCGTAG
- a CDS encoding 1,4-dihydroxy-2-naphthoyl-CoA synthase, with product MTFNPKLWRPVPGFENLTDITYHRHIEQGTVRVAFDRPEVRNAFRPHTVDELYRALDHARMTADVGAVLLTGNGPSPKDGGWAFCSGGDQRIRGRSGYQYASGETADTVDQARAGRLHILEVQRLIRFMPKVVIALVNGWAAGGGHSLHVVCDLTLASREHARFKQTDADVGSFDGGYGSAYLAKMVGQKFAREIFFLGRPYTAEEMHQMGAVNKVVDHAELEDVALEWTADINGKSPQAQRMLKYAFNLLDDGLVGQQLFAGEATRMAYMTDEAVEGRDAFLQKRKPDWTPYPWYF from the coding sequence GTGACGTTCAATCCGAAGCTGTGGCGGCCCGTTCCGGGATTCGAGAACCTGACCGACATCACCTATCACCGGCACATCGAGCAGGGCACCGTGCGAGTGGCGTTCGACCGGCCGGAGGTGCGCAACGCGTTCCGTCCGCACACGGTCGACGAACTCTACCGGGCACTCGACCACGCCCGGATGACAGCGGATGTCGGCGCGGTGCTGCTCACCGGCAACGGCCCCAGCCCGAAGGACGGCGGCTGGGCCTTCTGCTCCGGCGGTGACCAGCGCATTCGCGGCCGTAGCGGGTACCAGTACGCCAGTGGCGAGACGGCGGACACGGTCGACCAGGCCCGCGCGGGCCGCCTGCACATCCTGGAGGTGCAGCGGCTGATCCGTTTCATGCCGAAGGTGGTGATCGCGCTGGTGAACGGTTGGGCCGCGGGCGGCGGCCACAGCCTGCACGTGGTCTGCGACCTCACCTTGGCCAGCCGCGAGCACGCGCGTTTCAAGCAGACCGACGCCGACGTGGGCAGTTTCGACGGCGGTTACGGCAGCGCGTACCTGGCCAAGATGGTCGGCCAGAAGTTCGCGCGGGAGATCTTCTTCCTCGGTCGTCCGTACACCGCCGAGGAGATGCACCAGATGGGCGCGGTGAACAAGGTCGTCGATCACGCCGAACTGGAGGACGTCGCCCTGGAGTGGACCGCCGACATCAACGGCAAATCGCCGCAGGCGCAGCGCATGCTGAAGTACGCGTTCAATTTGCTGGACGACGGGCTGGTGGGCCAGCAACTGTTCGCGGGCGAGGCGACCAGGATGGCCTACATGACCGACGAAGCCGTCGAAGGCCGCGACGCGTTCCTGCAGAAACGCAAGCCGGACTGGACCCCCTACCCCTGGTACTTCTGA
- the menD gene encoding 2-succinyl-5-enolpyruvyl-6-hydroxy-3-cyclohexene-1-carboxylic-acid synthase — translation MNPSTAQAQVVVDEFVRGGVRDVVLCPGSRNAPLAFALQAADAAGRLRLHMRIDERTAGFLAVGLSIASRLPVPVVMTSGTAVANLGPAVLEANYARVPLVVLSANRPYELLGSGANQTVEQFGLFGSQVRATISLGLAEEEAGDADHPPYGQQNSQWRSAVCRVLAAARGTRSGNAGPVHFDVPLREPLVPDLRPGETAPAGRAGECAWTETQYATLDVPLDLDLTPDTVVISGHGAGLRPELAELPTVAEPTAPMHGPALHPLALPLLRPKQAIITGRPTLHRQVSKVLADPDVRVYALTTGPRWPDVSGNVVGTGTRAVATGAPSAQWLEHCRELNAKADQVVRAELARHPKPTGLHVAAVVMDALRDGDQLLLGASNPVRDAALVSHPRPGIKVLSNRGVAGIDGTVSTAVGAALHHDGRTIALIGDLTFLHDASGLLIGPGEPRPADLTIVVANDDGGGIFELLEQGDPQYAGVFERVFGTPHGMDLAALCAAYRIPHRQVDPQQLAVELTGRAHGMRVLEVATERSSLRELHAAVRAKIQP, via the coding sequence GTGAACCCGTCTACAGCACAAGCGCAGGTCGTCGTCGACGAGTTCGTGCGCGGGGGCGTGCGGGATGTCGTCCTGTGCCCCGGCTCCCGGAACGCTCCGCTGGCCTTCGCCCTTCAGGCCGCCGACGCGGCCGGGCGGCTGCGGCTGCACATGCGGATCGATGAGCGCACGGCGGGCTTCCTCGCCGTCGGGCTCTCGATCGCGAGCCGGCTCCCGGTCCCGGTCGTGATGACCTCGGGGACCGCGGTGGCCAACCTCGGGCCTGCCGTGCTGGAAGCGAACTACGCCCGGGTCCCGCTGGTGGTGCTCAGCGCCAACCGGCCCTACGAACTGCTCGGGTCCGGCGCCAATCAGACCGTGGAACAGTTCGGCCTGTTCGGCAGCCAGGTCCGGGCCACCATCTCACTCGGTCTCGCGGAGGAGGAGGCGGGCGACGCCGATCACCCGCCCTACGGCCAGCAGAACAGCCAGTGGCGCTCCGCGGTCTGCCGGGTGCTGGCCGCGGCCCGCGGCACCCGCTCCGGCAACGCGGGCCCGGTGCACTTCGACGTCCCGCTGCGCGAGCCGCTGGTTCCGGATCTGAGGCCGGGGGAGACGGCGCCCGCGGGCCGCGCGGGCGAGTGCGCTTGGACCGAGACGCAGTACGCGACCCTGGACGTCCCGCTCGATCTCGATCTCACGCCGGACACGGTCGTGATCTCCGGACACGGCGCCGGGCTGCGGCCGGAGTTGGCGGAACTGCCGACCGTCGCCGAGCCCACGGCCCCCATGCACGGCCCCGCGCTGCATCCGCTCGCGCTGCCGCTGCTGCGGCCGAAGCAAGCGATCATCACCGGCCGCCCCACCCTGCACCGGCAGGTCTCGAAGGTGCTCGCCGACCCGGACGTGCGGGTCTACGCGCTGACCACCGGCCCGCGGTGGCCCGACGTATCCGGCAACGTGGTCGGCACCGGGACGCGCGCCGTCGCCACCGGCGCTCCCAGCGCGCAATGGCTGGAACACTGCCGCGAGTTGAACGCGAAAGCCGACCAGGTGGTGCGCGCCGAACTCGCACGGCACCCCAAACCCACCGGATTGCACGTCGCCGCCGTCGTGATGGACGCGCTGCGCGACGGCGATCAACTCCTGCTCGGCGCCTCCAACCCGGTGCGCGACGCCGCGCTGGTGTCGCATCCGCGTCCGGGGATCAAGGTGCTGTCGAATCGCGGCGTGGCCGGTATCGACGGCACGGTGTCCACCGCGGTCGGCGCGGCGCTGCACCACGACGGGCGCACCATCGCTCTGATCGGTGACCTGACCTTCCTGCACGACGCGTCCGGCCTGCTGATCGGGCCCGGCGAACCGCGGCCCGCCGATCTGACCATCGTCGTCGCCAACGACGACGGCGGTGGCATCTTCGAACTGCTCGAGCAGGGCGACCCGCAGTACGCGGGGGTGTTCGAGCGGGTCTTCGGCACGCCGCACGGCATGGATCTCGCCGCGTTGTGCGCCGCCTATCGCATCCCGCACCGGCAGGTGGACCCGCAGCAGCTGGCCGTCGAGCTGACCGGGCGTGCTCATGGCATGCGGGTGCTCGAGGTGGCCACCGAGCGGTCCAGCCTGCGCGAACTGCACGCGGCGGTGCGGGCGAAGATCCAGCCCTGA
- a CDS encoding TetR/AcrR family transcriptional regulator produces MESEEATPGSVRPGGRTARVRAAVLRAAGDLLAERGFAHLDLGEVAARAEVGKTTVYRRWRTPTGLIADLLVDMAEQSLPHADTGSLLGDLSANARLVARTLSDPRQGRLFRAVIAAATCDESAATALRRFYDVRLTEWSACVAAAVARGEAPEHTDARAVLSAVSAPLYYRLLASGDPIDDAAADTAARAAVDAVAAGTFVPTGSPPVA; encoded by the coding sequence ATGGAGTCGGAAGAAGCCACCCCGGGATCGGTTCGCCCAGGTGGACGCACAGCGCGCGTCCGCGCCGCCGTCCTGCGAGCGGCGGGCGACCTGCTGGCCGAACGCGGCTTCGCCCACCTCGACCTCGGGGAGGTCGCCGCGCGCGCCGAAGTCGGCAAGACCACCGTCTACCGCCGCTGGCGCACACCCACCGGCCTGATCGCCGACCTGCTGGTCGACATGGCCGAGCAGTCGCTGCCGCACGCCGACACCGGCTCCCTGCTCGGCGATCTCAGCGCCAACGCCCGCCTGGTCGCGAGAACACTGTCCGACCCCCGCCAAGGCAGGCTGTTTCGCGCCGTTATCGCGGCCGCCACCTGCGACGAGTCCGCCGCAACCGCACTGCGCCGCTTCTACGACGTGCGCCTCACCGAATGGTCGGCGTGTGTGGCGGCCGCCGTCGCGCGCGGCGAAGCGCCGGAGCACACCGACGCGCGCGCGGTGCTGTCGGCGGTGTCGGCCCCGCTCTATTACCGGCTGCTCGCCAGCGGCGACCCGATAGACGACGCCGCGGCGGATACGGCCGCCCGCGCCGCCGTCGACGCCGTGGCCGCGGGCACGTTCGTGCCTACGGGCTCCCCGCCGGTCGCCTAG
- a CDS encoding ABC transporter permease, with the protein MTTTTTITATETRRAAPTRIPEVSNRVPLAQAAANSFTMAYRGLLKIKHKPEQLFDVTVQPILFTALFAYIFGGAIGGSVRDYLPVLIPGILVQTVVLTSVVTGTQLREDMDKGVFDRFKSLPIARISALAGALLADMVRYVIATVLTIVVGVAIGYRPEGGVVGVVAAGLVIVICSFAISWIWALVGVTGKSAAGVQGISMMIMFPLTFMSGAFALVSTMPGWMQGLNHVNPVYYMVNACRGLMNGAGFGGDLAWSLIGAVVVIAIFAPLTVKAYMRRA; encoded by the coding sequence GTGACCACCACCACCACCATCACCGCGACCGAGACACGCCGAGCGGCGCCGACGAGAATTCCCGAAGTGAGCAACCGCGTTCCGCTCGCCCAGGCGGCGGCGAACTCGTTCACCATGGCCTACCGCGGTCTGCTGAAGATCAAGCACAAGCCCGAGCAACTGTTCGACGTGACGGTGCAGCCGATCCTGTTCACCGCCTTGTTCGCCTACATCTTCGGTGGCGCCATCGGCGGCAGCGTGCGCGACTACCTGCCGGTCCTGATCCCCGGGATCCTGGTGCAGACCGTGGTGCTCACCTCGGTCGTCACCGGCACCCAGTTGCGCGAGGACATGGACAAGGGCGTTTTCGACCGGTTCAAATCCCTGCCCATCGCCCGCATTTCCGCGCTGGCGGGCGCGCTGCTGGCGGACATGGTCCGCTACGTCATCGCGACCGTGCTCACCATCGTCGTCGGTGTCGCCATCGGCTATCGCCCGGAGGGCGGCGTGGTCGGGGTCGTCGCGGCGGGCCTGGTCATCGTGATCTGCTCGTTCGCGATCAGCTGGATCTGGGCGCTGGTCGGGGTCACCGGCAAGAGCGCGGCGGGCGTGCAGGGCATCTCGATGATGATCATGTTCCCGCTGACCTTCATGTCCGGCGCCTTCGCGCTGGTGAGCACGATGCCGGGCTGGATGCAGGGCCTCAATCACGTGAACCCCGTGTACTACATGGTGAACGCGTGCCGCGGCTTGATGAACGGCGCCGGCTTCGGCGGCGACCTCGCCTGGTCGCTGATCGGCGCGGTGGTCGTCATCGCGATCTTCGCTCCGCTCACGGTCAAGGCGTACATGCGGCGGGCGTGA
- a CDS encoding DUF6918 family protein translates to MVAALSESLLDDAKRPAFLADAVEVLDAEVSDKGGASGLAVKGGYAAVKKISPSIVPDALESLAPKLVAQLEPFWQEYTASGNGKFADLLVAKSDEVAEALLAVTDARAEASSRPALQKVYSSMRSSAKKNVVEALPRVGDLIEKHAK, encoded by the coding sequence GTGGTTGCAGCACTGTCTGAATCCCTGCTCGACGACGCGAAGCGCCCGGCTTTCCTTGCCGATGCCGTCGAGGTTCTCGACGCCGAGGTGTCGGACAAGGGTGGTGCGTCCGGCCTGGCTGTGAAGGGTGGCTACGCGGCGGTCAAGAAGATCAGCCCGTCCATCGTCCCCGATGCGCTGGAGTCGTTGGCGCCCAAGCTGGTCGCGCAGCTGGAGCCGTTCTGGCAGGAGTACACCGCGTCGGGCAACGGCAAGTTCGCCGACCTGCTCGTCGCCAAGTCCGACGAGGTCGCCGAGGCGTTGCTCGCCGTCACCGACGCCCGGGCCGAGGCCTCCAGCCGCCCTGCGTTGCAGAAGGTCTACTCCTCGATGCGTTCCTCGGCCAAGAAGAACGTCGTCGAGGCGCTGCCGCGGGTCGGCGACCTGATCGAGAAGCACGCCAAGTAA